The DNA segment CTGCAGCCGAGTGGTTGAGCGAAACCACCAACTCCGGGCCGGGCATGTAAAGCACCATCTCGTCCGGTAAAGCCATTGTTTCAACTCCGGCCAGTTGGCGAGGTTTACCGGCAGCCCGGTTTGCCCGGTTCTGTTTCACCGGCCTTTCCATAGTATCAGGCATCCGTGTGAGGAGTGTCGGCGTGGGCGGTGTCGGTGTGGGCGATGTCGGCGTGGGCGGTGTCGGCGTGAGCGGTGTCGGTGTGGGCGGTGTCGGTGTGGGGGGTGTCGGTGTGGGGGGTGTCGGTGTGGGTGTCGGTATGCGTGTCGGTATAGGCAACATCGGTGTGGGTGTCGGTGTAGGTGTCGGCGTAGGTGTCGGTGTAGGGAACATCGGTGTGGGGAATATCGGTGTGGGTGTCGGTGTGGGGAATATCGGTATAAAAGTCGTCGTGAGAATCTGTATAAGAACCGTCAAAATGGTCGTCGTGTGGAACGTCGGTGTAAAAGTCGTCGTAAGGAATGTCGGTATAAGGGATGTCGGTGTAAGGGGTGTCGTCGTGAGGGACGTCGGTGTGGGCGTCGGCGTAGGCGTCGGTGTAGGCGTCGGTGTGAGGGGTGTCGGTATGCGTGTCGGCGTACGTGTCGGTGTGGGCGGTGTCGGTGTGGGCGGTGTCAAGGTGAGGGGTGTCGGCGTGGGCGGTGTCAAGGTGAGGGGTGTCGGCGTGGGCGGTGTCTAGGTGGGGGGTGTCGGCGTGGGCGGTGTCTAGGTGGGGGGTGTCGGCATGGGCGCCGGGACTTTGGGCAAAGGCCTCGCCCGGCTGGGCCAGATAAACGGCGGCAATCACCGGGGCGGTCCAGCCGGCCTGGAGGATGGCGCGCCTGGAAAAGACCCTGGCCCGCTCGGCCTCAGGATTGGCAGGCGCGGCCTGCTTTGTATCTGGATGATTGGGGTTGTTGGAATCAGTGCTCATTTTTTTTTCCTTTGCCAGTAGTTTTGTGACAAGAGTTTTTAAATTATTCCACCATTGCCAGGCCGGCCGTGGCGGGCGCGTTGGTTTTAAGCAATTTCAACCCGGCCTGGCCGGCCAATCCCGGCAGGTCGCCGTAGCGGGTCAGCCAGTCGCCGTAGGCGTAAACCAGCAGGTGGTCGCAGTGCTGCGCGAGCCGGGCCTTGAGCCGGGCGGCCCGGCCGGATCCCGTTTCCAGTAACCGGCCCGGCATCAGGATGGCCAGGGCGTAGCGCCGGCCGTCGGGCCAGGGCCACTCGCTGGCAAATATATCCCCCTGGCTAAAATTTTCGGCGTAATCGGGCTGAAGTTCCCGGGCGTGTTCAACCCGGCCGGGGTCAAATTCCAGGCCAAAGGGCGCCAGGCCGGGGTTCACCTGGCAGATTTGGCGCAGCAACGCCCCGTTGCCGCAACCCAAGTCCAGTATGTTGCCGGACTGCCCGGCCAGGGTGGCCGTGGCCAATTCAATAACGGGCCGGTGGGCCTGTTCCATGGCCAGGCGGGAATTGAAGCCGTTGTCGGCGGCGTACCAGGCCGGCTCTGGCGGCCTGGGTTTGATAGGATTATCCAGGCCGCGGCGGAAACCGGCCGATTGGGTTAAAATTTGCCCGGCCGGGACCCGGTAGGGGAAGCCCAATCCTTGGGCGCCCTCGTCAGGATAAGCTGTTCCAATTCGCCTGACCACATATTTCGTCGGCGTGGCGTCGGTTCTGGCCGACACTTTTAGAACAGGCGTTTTTATCTCGGCAATGCCGTGTAGGGCCGACCATTCAACCGGCCAGGACAGGATCTCCAGCAGCCAGTCCATTTCCTGATTGTAACCGTTAGCCCGGCCCAGGGCGATTAACTTTTGGCCCAACGCCACCGTTTCCGGGCAGTGAAAACTACAGGGCAGGTGGGGCGTGGCCCGCACCCCCATCCAGCGCCACAAAATATTGGCCTCCGGCGGGCCGCTCACCTCCAGGCAGCGGTTGCTGTTGGGGGCGGCCACGCTGCCCCGGGCCATGGGCCAGGTGGTATCAACCAGGTCCTCATCCACCCAAACCCGGCGATAAAACCGGTAGCAGCAGGGGGGGTAGCCCAGCAGTTGGCCGATGCGTTCGTCGTCGCCGTTGTCCCAGGCGTTTTTGAAAGCAATCATATCGGCCGGGGCGGCAATAACAATGCGAAAGGCAAAGGGCTTGCCCAACTCGGCCCGGAGGCTGGCCCCGGCATAGGAGTTGGTGGACAGGCCCTGAATTTCCAACGGCAGGCCGCTTAAGCCGTGTTTGGCCCATTCCCCGGCCTGGGCCACAAATTCTTGGGGCGAGGCAATTTTTAAGC comes from the Anaerolineae bacterium genome and includes:
- a CDS encoding methyltransferase domain-containing protein: MERLDFVLPDFTRLSWAGSRAREVWEPRLGRIGRAWFNLEWLSVVAGLRACGLKIASPQEFVAQAGEWAKHGLSGLPLEIQGLSTNSYAGASLRAELGKPFAFRIVIAAPADMIAFKNAWDNGDDERIGQLLGYPPCCYRFYRRVWVDEDLVDTTWPMARGSVAAPNSNRCLEVSGPPEANILWRWMGVRATPHLPCSFHCPETVALGQKLIALGRANGYNQEMDWLLEILSWPVEWSALHGIAEIKTPVLKVSARTDATPTKYVVRRIGTAYPDEGAQGLGFPYRVPAGQILTQSAGFRRGLDNPIKPRPPEPAWYAADNGFNSRLAMEQAHRPVIELATATLAGQSGNILDLGCGNGALLRQICQVNPGLAPFGLEFDPGRVEHARELQPDYAENFSQGDIFASEWPWPDGRRYALAILMPGRLLETGSGRAARLKARLAQHCDHLLVYAYGDWLTRYGDLPGLAGQAGLKLLKTNAPATAGLAMVE